The genomic interval TTTGTATATATCGAGAACAACAGTAGCTCACACGCAAAAGAGCGTCAACACAATATATTGGCAAGGTGGAGATATCTTGAAGTTTCTACGATTTCTTAGGGTGGTTGTCTAACCTTTTCTAAGGGTGGTTCCCGGCACATTCCACCTTTTCGGGGTGGTTTCCTCTTGCCTCTTCTAACGACGCTTCTTGGCCCCCTTTTTGGCGTAGATTTCATTTTTGGCTTGATTGACGGCAACGCCTGGCGTGTTTTAATGCCTATTTCCTACTTTTATTGCAACGGGGTGGTTGTTATTATTTACGTTTTGCCTACCGGCATTTGTTCCACCCCATCGGTATTTTTTTAACGAAATCCCACACGCATAACTTTGCTACTTTTGGGCTACTTTAGGGTAACTTAGGGTGATGATAAATTGCTCAATTTATTGATAGATCATGAAATATGTCCAAAGATCTGGGTCAAAGATGTGAGCAAAAGTTCTGGGATTTACatacattattatttaattctttaaataaattaacagaggcatgattttgaaatttgatATGCTACTTTAATACTGCACTTTATGCATTATTCACTGATcaacttaatatttttttttaaattactcaaaataaaatgagagacataatatttaaaaaccaaacaacgcgagttaattaattaaagacTAAATGAGGTAATTGCTTTTTTAAGACCATTTAGGGAATACCCTCCCACCGACTTGGTCGCTGAACTCATAAACCTATTTAGCAACTATTAGGTCATTCGCCTAAAAAGGAAAACTCAAAAGGGGCCCGTCTGCCACTGCAAACTTCATAAATGggctgaaaaaaaaagtgcaattgCGGCTCGCTAAAAAGGAAACGCAACAGATGCAACATGGTAAGTGGAAACGATGCCGACGTCATGGgcgcaaaataaaaatgtcaataaaaatTACGGCAAATTGCTCCCCATTCCATGGACATTAGGGGGCGGCAAGTGGTCACACGCAGAGTCCTTTGTGGGCCCTTTTATTGTATAGTAGTTGCCAAGGTTACTATTCTATCCCATTCTACTACTAGTGTCCTGGCGTCAATTGAGCGCCTGACTGATTAAATTACCCGAGCGCACAGTGTGGGCAACGAACAAAAGGACAATGGAGTGGGGGATTGCATAGTGCATTAAGCAATTGTCCTTTTTATATGTGCCACATATATATGCCATGGCCATGTCGCCAGGCAGTCTCAGCGTCAGTGAGTCGCCGCTAAAATTGCATTTCTCAATGCGTGAACGAAAGAAGTTTGTCCCTACAATTTCATCGATTTTCTCTACTCCGAACTGATGATTTCATTCGCAGACCCCGAAACAAGCGGAAATCACGAGAATCCTTCGAGGCAAATGCAACATGTGATTGAGGGTAAACGAAGTCCTTGCTGGAAGTCGAACGAAGTCGTCATCCATTTGTGGTTTAGTAAGTCACATCATTTTCGCTTTTAATATCGTCTTTTGGCTGCCTACGGTGACCGCAGAAGCCGCCAAACAAGATGACATCACAATTTTGTGAGTGGGTTTGCttgtgtgtcagtgtgtttTCGGTGCGAAATGATTGATGAGTAAGCTTTGGAGAAGGTTTTACCGAGGACATGGGCAGGATTATCCGTAATAtggtttattattaaataacgTATTTCAAGTCTTAAAAAATCTACAGattttacttaaaaatacattttatagaagtgccagaaaagaaaatattttcataaaaataaaaatgatttataaatttcagttttataaaaatattttaaaagtttagttttcattaaaCAAGTTAAAAAAGCTCCTGCAACGTTTTCCAGCCAAAAGACCATTTTCCAATTTAAGgcaataatttaaatgcaaattcacttttaattgccggCAATTCCATAGCAAAATGCATATGGAATAtataataacttttattttgtttgcttgtctGCCATAAACGTTAGCCGAAAATCGATTAGTAATGTTTCCGTTCTTATGGCAATTGCTTAGGCTAATTATTCAGTCAATGACCAATTCGTAGCTTCTTGTTTGTTATGGGTTCATTATTTGCTATTTATTCTCCATTAACCAAAAGCACACACTGCCAGTCGCACAAGTAGAGTAACACCAAAAGCACTTGTCGTCGAGGAATATACGAAATCGCATttgattgtatttttatttcgctttccttcttcttattttcaaattaaatgaaaatatttcaaattcaaCACTGGCTGGCACAAGAATAACAGGCGACACTGCCAAGCTAAACGCGCAGCGATTTCTAAAAACGAGCCGTGACTACGAAAATAAGTTTTtcgaaaaaatcaaagaagCAGAAGGAAACAACACTATTATATTATGTGTAAGTAGCTAATAGATGAAAACACACCGAAAGGCGCGCGTCGCGCGGTTGTCTCAAATAAAAActactttgtttttatttgatatgtattttttgtattttggcGGCAGCTGCCAGAAGTCAAAGAAGCTCCCGGCGTGGGTGAGAACTCGAGGCACGATTCCGATATATTTTCCCAACTGGTAATCCGCGTGCGCGTCCAAACGCCTCGCCGTTCGAAAGAAAACTAAACGGGCGACAGCGACAAAAACCGGAAAACATTCAGAGCCAGCTGTTTCGGCAACCCTACCCAATATCCCCACATGCAGGGACGCGACTGTGACTTAAGAGGCGCTGCGAAAATagcgttgcatacttttcagcggcCGGCGTCTACGATTACCCCTATATTTGTGTTACGATTTCTGTTTTGGCTCTTGCCAAGATTTTCCCGTCTAACGAAATGCTTTCCGCTTGTTTTTTCGGCCGTCTGGAATTTTCAACCCTTAGGGCGGTTCACACTCGCACGGAAACACCCCCGCAATGGGAAATCCTCGGCGGCACAATGCGAATAGACACACGTGCATTGTGACTGAGGGTGTTTCTGGCTCAGTCTGGCTCAGCTCATATGCATATGGGACATGGCTACCGACCATTTCCTTAATGAACTAGAAAATATTGACCTAATATGCATAACTAAAAGGTCCTTAATTCGTTGTCAACATGGGGCGGAAACGctaagtaaataataatattatgtttATGATTGCTTGCTGGTGGATTTTAATTGACTTTCACGGTCTGCTAAAACAATAGTTATTTgatattcaattttatttacttcaaGTTTTTCCTAAACGAAGTCTGTTGGGAACTTGGTTTCTGCTTACAAATTCTGACCTTATAActtataattcaattaatttaagtcCTGAATCTGCATTTATTAATGCCTTATAATTTATGTTCTACGTTTTTTACCTCTCAAATCTACAGGATTATAAATTAAGTGTTACCTGTATGTTTATAACCTTTACTTCCCTGAACTAACCTCCCCAAACGCTTAATACTTCATTGCTAGGCCAGgtgcaattaatttgaataacCAAACAAACTGTAACTGCCTGTCATAACAGCTGCAATTAAAGGGACTTTTCAATAGTAGAAGTAGCATAACCACACATCCAAAAGCAGTTGTCACCCCACAGCTGCTTTGCCCAGCCCCAGAGtgccaattaaatttaatttaaggcGACATTTGCCGTTCGCCGCTCGCAGTTGCATTTGTCTTGGCCCACAAGAACGATGATGATCATGGTGGTTGGCTCCCTCGACGCGATCCTAAATAGCCGCAGATATAGCGATCGGATGTGGCACATCGATGGGGCTATTTTCGATGGTAGCGATTAGCCTATTGGCCGAGTGAGCAACTTTTAACTTTAACCCTTTGCAGGGCGCGTGTCTGGGAATTGGGGATCGGAAtgggattggaattggaattggaattggtaTTGCTCCGCTCCGCTCTGCTCCTCGTACTGTCTATTTTTGGTTGATGCTCGCTCGTACACTCGCGAAAAGCTATAGACATCGGGTCGATCGGAAGATCCCCGATCTACATTTACACTCCGGCGTAGCACAGATTCCGCCGCTCTTGCTTTTCAGTAGAATTCAGTTGGCCGCGCAAATCGCACGGATGCGGGCGGGCTAAAATCCAACAgatacaatacaaaaaaataacaaaaaaaacagagatCAGTCAGAGCAAAAGAGAAAAGGTGAAAAAGACATACTCCACATCAGATCGAATCGTGGCGTACTGAAATATACGCAAAATCGAtggtttaaataaataaataaatgagttTTCGGTGCGCGTCGAAAGTGCAGTGCGCGATTTCTGTATCAGTATCCGCCATAATAATGCCCAAAAGCATAAGacaaaaatctgaaaaaatatttcgaatatAACCTGCAGCAAGCGGCAGCAAAAAACTcattaattttccaaatttcacccaaaaagaaaaaaaataaaacaaatgaacGTATCTCACGGATACGAAATTCGGTGTGCGGCTGTAATTTTAAACGCATTTCTTGCGCTTGTTTTGACATTGAAAtgaaacaacaataacaatcgGATAATTGAAACGGAGAAAACCCACGCCAACGGATATACACCTGCCGTGCAAAACAAagatttcaaattaaaaaattgaaaacaaaaattgatcCAACTAAATCAAGGAGCTTGGAGAACTCAGGGATTGCGTTAAGATGACCACGCGTGGAATACGGCGCAAGAAGTCCACACTGACGGAGTTGAAAATCGCCGTGATTGGAGCGCCCAGTGTTGGCAAAAGCGGTAAGATACGAAATACCACGATGCCAAGTGCCTGCACAATAACAACTCGAAAACAATCCGAGCAATGGCAGACGTATCCAATAGATACTTGGGGAGCATTGTAGCATGGATGCcgagcaacaacagcaaattAGTTGAGCAATCGCCGATTCGTGTATATTTagacttttgtttgttttgtttataaagtGGCagcatacatatacaattGCAGATATCCCCCCAAtacacacaccagcacactCCTGCAGCTGGGAGTATCTGTgtctctatgtgtgtgtgtgtgtgtgtgagtgtgtgtggcgGCTGCTGGCACTTTGGCATTGCCTGCCGCCTTAATCGCTTTCCACCGTTTGATTTGACAAGCGGCTCTGGCCAAAAGACCAGGCCATGCTCTAATTTACGACGATCCATGAGCACATTGCATactgcactgaaaaaaatagtaaataaagTACATTCTAGCAATACAAAGTAGCCACAAACCCAGGACTATACAACAAACTGATTATCCTGATCATTTCGGCTATATTAATTTTTGGAAGTTTAAatacttatatataatattttccatACCTATAGTTATATAttgattattaatatttttaagtgtaCGGGTTCAGCTCGTCTATATTATTAGCTGCTCACGAGATCACAGATCATTGTCGGCTGAGATGTTGCATATTTCTTCGATGCGAACGACTTAGCATAAATTGATGTTCCCTGTCAGGCATCACGTATGCCGGGCATCCccgaaatatatttaatttgtaacaCTTTGCTGGGaacccccatccccatccatGGGCTACGATactaatgatgatgatggcttTGGCCGGGAAATTTATTCTCGCCTCTGTCAACTTCAGTTTACCCCTACGTTATATATGTTTCCGGTGTCACCTATTACCCCagatttatattatttcttgATCACTGATCTGTGTAAGCTGAAAATACTTTCCTGTTACCCAAAAGTTTTAGGGTATAAAAACTAGACTTTGGTCCTGTAAAAAGTAATCTAAAATTTTACtcataaacaataatattaattatatttgtgTGATTTTAAAACCCTTGTAGAAATTCCGAAATAATTGTAATCTATAAAATTCTGTGAGTCCCATTCAAGTGATGTCAACTTTGGGTTACACCTGCGCGCAATATGTCCCCGGTCACAACTAATTTTGGGTGTAAATAGAAGAGAAAAACTGGCGGAAGCAGCCGAAGAGCGTGGACAGTGGAGCCATGTGAAATATGACTAGAAAATATGTGGCACTAATAAATATGATGTGAATGAAAAACCAAGGAAAAAGATGGAATGGCAGACAGTATACGACTGGGTGTGGCTTTTGTGACAAAGGTATGAGCTGCGCCTTCTCGTTTTATAGTTAGAATATAGTAATAGTCtttatttgttatattaaagaaaaaagtaaTAGTACTTCTTTTAAAACTGTTTGATGTAAACCcttaaacttaaaatttataaatttcccTCGTCCACAAATACAAAGGCGCCCAAAGCAAATGGAATTCCGATCCCAAAAGCAACTTATAATGGCAAATGCAtatatgtttaataaatttattgccaCATATTTTATTGTCACTCCGCCACCATCAGCGACCAAAGACcgggaaaaatatttaattcagCTGTGTGTCTATGTCTGTGGATGCGGTGGAGCAATTAAATcgcccacatccacatccacctccacgcccaccgcccaccgcccgcCGGAAAAATTCACCGTGCACACACGCACTTGGCCATATAAACATATAGACATATAGCCATATAACCACATAGACATATAGACATACAGACCTAGACGCGATCAGTGCCCAGCGGGCGGAGAAGCGCCATCACCATTGCCATTCCGGCGTCGCGCGTCGAAGAATTTAAACGTTGACCTCGCGGAAAGTTGAGAAGAAAATTCGGTTAACATAAATTTTGAGGGAAAACTGTGGGCACTGGTCGTATGTATGCGGTGTTGGGAAAATAAATGATGAAAATGTCATTAAAAAGTCGCGAGGCAACCAAGGCAACCACTAGCCACACAAAAAACGCACACACGCGAGCGCAAAAAAGCCTTAAGTACAGTTGGGATTCACTACAACTcctttcaaaaaataaatacattttaagtGAATCCAATgccaaatattatatatttgataatttattgatttaaagcACAAAATGCATATGCACATAAaacaccaaaaataaatttgctgAATGGTAAATTGCTGGCTTACCTAGACGATGATATCCTTTAAAGTTAGAAATTCCACATCTTGAAGCTTTACTGTTTACTCTAGACATTGTCATCCTCGCTTGAAGTGGCGCCTGAGGTTTTAGTTCCCAGCGCCCTTCTTTTTTTGCTTAGCGAGTTCAAAGGACTTGCATAGGAAATGACCAGGGACCAGGACGAACTTCACCCCCTCGACAGGACACGAGGCCTACGAAGGACGCCGTTTGTTGGCCCGAGACACGCAACTTTAGGGCTCAGCGTTTTGTTGCCATGTCGTTGGGCAGCCGAATCGGGTTTATTAACCCCACAAGACACAATATCCACCTGCCCCAGGTGGCGGGTAATTCTGCATTGGTCCCTGCAATTCCTTTTGGCAGGACTACAGAAGCACTCATACTTCACGCTCGCTTAAGTCCTGACCCAAATCCAGAACGAGGGTTGTTGGGAATTATAGGGCGTTACCCTGGTTTACACCTGATCCCGCTGATAGTGCAGAcgacaataaattaaattcatgtTACATAAATGGTTTtggttatttaatttgattgcaGCTCTAGTGGTGCGTTTCTTGACAAAGCGTTACATCGGGGAGTACGACCATCAGACTGAGAATCGCTACAAGCACGAGGCAATGGTGGATGGCGAACCGGTGCTCTTCGAAATACTAGACACATGTCCCAAGGTGGGTTAtgattatatattaatatcatATAAGTTATAGATTTCACATATTTCCAGGCTGAAGACGAATACCCCAATGCAGCTGAGCTCGTGCAGTGGGCCGATGGCCTACTGCTGGTCTACTCCATCACAGATCGCAAGAGTTTCAACTACATACGCCGTGCCAAATCCGATCTACAGTCCGATACGCCCGTCCAACTCTGTGCCAATAAAGTGGACATGGTGCACCTGCGCCAGGTGAGCCGCGACGAGGGCGAGATCCTGGCCAAGGACTTTGAGTGCAAGTTCAGCGAGGTCTCCGCCGCCGACCACGTGGACCAGGTGGCCGAGGTCTTCAATGAGCTGTGCAAGGAGGTGCTGGCCTCCAAGCGCAAGTCCAAGCAGAGTCTGCTCGAGAGGATGCTCGGCGGAGCACGACCCTACAGCCGAGGGAAGAGCGACAGCAATTTGCCAAAAGACTGATAGCGGTGATGGgatttttatgtaaataaatgtacatttttctataaatCAAACGGAACAATTCTAGTTTTACATTTTCGGGCATAATGTTATGCAATTTTAAACACTAAGTTCTTACAAAATATCTGGTATATTATTACAAAGAATTAACACGTTACAGTCATTCATAGCTGATAAATACAAAGAAATTCATAAAATtagaattaaaatttatatttttaatatatgttGTTATTGTGTTGCTAAATATTTACTGGTCAACTTTTTCAAAAA from Drosophila yakuba strain Tai18E2 chromosome 3L, Prin_Dyak_Tai18E2_2.1, whole genome shotgun sequence carries:
- the LOC6533223 gene encoding ras-related and estrogen-regulated growth inhibitor, producing MTTRGIRRKKSTLTELKIAVIGAPSVGKSALVVRFLTKRYIGEYDHQTENRYKHEAMVDGEPVLFEILDTCPKAEDEYPNAAELVQWADGLLLVYSITDRKSFNYIRRAKSDLQSDTPVQLCANKVDMVHLRQVSRDEGEILAKDFECKFSEVSAADHVDQVAEVFNELCKEVLASKRKSKQSLLERMLGGARPYSRGKSDSNLPKD